The Cryptococcus gattii WM276 chromosome D, complete sequence region ATCACATATTCGATATGTTCAGGTGAATTGGTCTTGGGTAATGCGATTGCTTGCACGTGCCTTGTACGAAGCTGTACAATGCGATGGATAAACGGACAAACATGATATGATGGACTATTTAGTACTCACCACATGGTCCAAATCATCATTTTCATAGCCCGTGCCGATGGCATTGATTCGTGCGACAACTTCTCCCTTTGGCCTTCTTTCGCCCTTATCACAGCCCAGAAGTCAGCGTCTTCAGCTTGAATCGACGGCGTTCCTAACGCCTTGGAACTTAAGATAAAAGTAATATGCCAATGCTTACATCCAGCAACTCTGCGACCAAACGTCGAGCATCTGCTTTTTTACCTGGGCTCACAGAATCTTCCAAATCATAGGCGACCGAGTCTGCCGGACTGGATAAAGACTTCTCCAACATGCGAGGGTTGGACCCAGGTACTATAATATCCAGTGAGTGCAAGCACAAGCCTCTGAATTTGCATACCGTAGAGCATAGCTCGCCGTGACACTGGCAGCTTAGCTGGCGCTGTTGATATAGGCCGGTAGAGGAAGGTGGGAAGGCGGGAGAGCCGTGTAGACTCAAGAGATACTCGGCAGAACATTGCTCAGGTGTCAATTCAGTAGCCGTATGCTTATATTATTCACCTTCTGACTGTGTGTCGACAAAGTGTCTGCTGTATAAACCATCTACACTTTCAAAGGCTGTCTTCGTTATCGCCCACCTCAGTAGCTGCGTATAGTGGTTCCGGTTAATATCAGTCACGTGACCTGACGATCTGTTTTATATCGGGATCGCTATACCAGCCGAATTTTAGCAAATCAGCAGTCGGTCGTTCGTTGGCTGTGTTGTCGACTTtcgtttttttttgttcTAGAAACCCATACCCTTATAATCGCCCCTGCGTGAGGCCAACTTGTATCCACAGCGATTATATACACTGTATATCATGGCCCCCACACAACAAAAGTATCCATTCTGGTATgtcctttccttctccaaaCTTTTGGCCCAGAAATTCGACTTAGTTTATCTCGGCCATTGTTTTTTATATAGCGGCAGGACTGGGAGCTAACACGACATGCTTTACAGGTTAGGAGGTGAGAATTCAGCACTGAGCCACAAATGATCACAGGTGACAATACTGATCTATTTATGCTCTACGCTGCCACCTCAAATCTGTATCATGCTGCAAACGGAAATGCCGTCCATTTTTTTCACCTCGGTCAAATCCGACGAGCAGGTGCTGCCGCGTCCAGTGAGTTATTGCAGGTTTAATCCTGGCCGACGCCATGCTCATACGAGAATGTGTAGTGGCTGCATGCTGTACGCATCCTCTGGATGTGATGAGAGTGTGAGTGATCTCTTTCGTGAGAGTCACTGAAAAGTGGGAGCTGCGAATGAGGGACAATATGGAGGCTAACCGAGATCCTATTGGATTTGGACAGGCGAATGCAAACTTCAACCACAAAAACCACTTTCGTCCACGCTGTGAGGACTGTACTCACGCATGTTGGTGAGTTAATAGATATGCATAATTGAAAGCATTAAAGCTGACCACTTCCTTAGGTGTGCGAGGATTATATACTGGTTTGACCGCTTCGGTGTTCAGGCAGATGACTTACAGTGTCACAAGACTGGGTGTCTACGACGTTATGAAGAATGCGATGTCAAATAATGGAGTAAAGAAGTTAAGAACGGGAGATATGGTCATTTGTGCGAGTGTGGCTGGTGCTCTCGGTGGCGTTGCAGGAAACCCGGCGGATATCATCCTTGTCAGGTATGTCGTCCTGCGTTCAAACCAAGCGGCTTTTGCTGATAAACGGCTTTCTGGTCGCAGAATGGTCGCCGACCCTACGAAACCTGTCGATCACCAGGTGCATTACAAAAATGCTATCCACGGCGTCTATAAGATGGTGAGCAATGAAGGTATTGCCTCTCTTGCTCGCGGTCTTGCTCCAAATATTGTGCGTCTTTTTTTGATTTTGTCTACGAGTGTCTAACAATCCACACTGCAGATCCGAGCCACCCTCATGAACGCATCACAACTTGTTTCTTATGATTTCTTCAAGGACCACATTCTCGCTGCAAACCTCATGGAGAACGGCATGCCTCTCCACTTTGTCTCTTCTGCCTTGTCAGGTACCGTTGCTACCACTATCTGTGCACCTGCGGATGTGGTGAAAAGCCGAATTATGAACATGAAGGCTGGAGCTGGTGGCCATGGACCTGTCGGCTTGTTGTTGGAGAGCTTGACGCACGAGGGACCAAGATTCCTGTTCAAGGGCTGGCTTCCTGCTTGGAGTGAGTCACTTTTCTTTTCAAAAAGCTGATTACACAACCGAACGCTTCACTAACATGACTGTAGTCCGGCTTACCCCCAATACCATCTGCATGTTCGTCTTCCTCGAACAACTCCGTAACGCCGTCGACCTCTTTAGAAATTCGTCTGCCAGGTCCCAACCTGCTGCGCAGATTGCCTAGACATAATCAGAATCAAAATACTTCATGGCTCTCGTCATTTTTTATAGAGCATAGAATCTTTATCATCGGCCTCTCAGCCTTTGATAGGAGATGTAAAATTAGTAATGATTTTAAGGCGATTGAGGGCTGTCGCGGTGCCAAGCGGTGCTGCATCGTTCATTTCTTTGTATGCCTACGTCTACTGATATGACTCGCTCTGGATAATGCCTTTTCCATCAAACAATTAGATGTCCTAAAGAAAGCAGATCAGATGAAAAGCCATTCTCTGACCGCAGATCTTCCGTCATTACGTCTTTCAAATAATGACCTTGTCTGCTAAACCGAGTATCCAAGTACTCGAGTTGCTTGTCTCGTTGCGCCTGGCTGTCCAACATTGCTTGCTGAAAAGTACGGCCTGAGCCGCCGGGCATCAACCATGATGCATCTGTATCGGCTTTGATGCGCGGTGTATCATCTCTCCAGCCTCTAGGATCAACTACAATGGAACTTGTGTTTGCAGGACCGTATGCGGAGGCGGCCAAATTTTCGAATCCGAAGTCTTCACCGAAGAAGCTTGTTGTTGAAGGGTGCTTATCAAAGTCAAATTGCTCTGATGTGGAAGTTAAAGAAGAGGGTGAAAGCGTCAAGTATATGCTGGGAGAGGCCTTGTCCTCTATTTGTTGCTTTGACGCGACATTGACGTGTAAGATCCCACTTGTCGACCCAAACGCACCATTCTTAAGGCTACCATCGTCCTCCGTATTCCCGGCCCACGTGATCTCAGTGCTTGCCAAAGTGTCTGAAAACTGTCCCATTACCTCGGAGATCCGATCAGATGAGAC contains the following coding sequences:
- a CDS encoding dicarboxylic acid transporter, putative (Similar to TIGR gene model, INSD accession AAW45805.1); the protein is MPSIFFTSVKSDEQVLPRPVSYCSGCMLYASSGCDESWELRMRDNMEANRDPIGFGQANANFNHKNHFRPRCEDCTHACVRGLYTGLTASVFRQMTYSVTRLGVYDVMKNAMSNNGVKKLRTGDMVICASVAGALGGVAGNPADIILVRYVVLRSNQAAFADKRLSGRRMVADPTKPVDHQVHYKNAIHGVYKMVSNEGIASLARGLAPNIIRATLMNASQLVSYDFFKDHILAANLMENGMPLHFVSSALSGTVATTICAPADVVKSRIMNMKAGAGGHGPVGLLLESLTHEGPRFLFKGWLPAWIRLTPNTICMFVFLEQLRNAVDLFRNSSARSQPAAQIA